The Prosthecobacter algae genome includes a region encoding these proteins:
- a CDS encoding DUF4339 domain-containing protein, which yields MNVYWLSRDGASPAEGPYAMGQLKRMYEAGQAMATAQICRQGETDWLPLVDELDHEEALHRQMTPKPAAARREASFEEAMRQRDTELAKGYGLAINVVTTVICLTGLVPLIGLFAYVVWSVWAMVATALCLMQMSKGQASSGIWNLVRVWIFAPLIIGGLQFVSLRLLAASQ from the coding sequence ATGAATGTGTATTGGCTTTCCAGAGATGGCGCATCCCCAGCCGAGGGGCCGTATGCGATGGGACAACTCAAGCGGATGTATGAGGCTGGCCAGGCGATGGCCACGGCTCAGATCTGTCGGCAAGGGGAGACGGATTGGCTGCCGCTCGTGGATGAGCTGGATCATGAGGAGGCGCTGCATCGGCAGATGACGCCTAAACCTGCTGCAGCGCGGCGCGAGGCTTCCTTTGAGGAGGCAATGCGCCAGCGGGATACAGAGCTGGCAAAGGGTTATGGCTTGGCCATTAACGTAGTGACCACTGTGATCTGCCTTACAGGGTTGGTCCCTTTGATCGGCCTATTCGCCTATGTCGTGTGGAGTGTGTGGGCAATGGTGGCCACCGCGCTATGCTTGATGCAAATGTCGAAAGGGCAGGCGTCGAGCGGGATTTGGAACCTCGTGAGAGTCTGGATCTTTGCACCATTGATCATTGGTGGCTTGCAGTTTGTTTCGCTGAGACTTTTGGCGGCATCACAATAA
- a CDS encoding BRO-N domain-containing protein: MSLEIFDFNSAPIRVMMRGQEPWFVAVDVCRALEIQNPSDAVKALDEDEKATLDNPEGRPGSPGAKVFNIISESGLYALIFKSRKPEAKVFRKWVTSEVLPAIRQTGSFVVDGGGEGESVTLLSFVRDHCAGWSLEKKIELGQLARRYCKAMGVVTSTVERPGLGRLFAFPRLLLLDVLQSCKPVASVLDLDEAEFQRLLEEGFRAYGLKPMPAETLRELAKSLNLFPRMLASGQSLPSERSAFGRLCCRFEGRTFPGGYVLHLRRRSRNAACEIRREDPELSLRA; this comes from the coding sequence ATGAGCCTTGAAATCTTCGACTTCAACAGTGCTCCGATCCGCGTGATGATGCGTGGGCAAGAGCCTTGGTTTGTGGCTGTCGATGTCTGTCGAGCTTTGGAAATCCAGAATCCGAGTGATGCGGTTAAGGCTTTGGATGAAGATGAGAAAGCGACCCTAGATAATCCCGAGGGTCGGCCTGGCAGTCCTGGGGCTAAGGTTTTCAACATCATCTCTGAATCCGGCCTGTATGCGCTGATCTTCAAGAGTCGCAAGCCTGAGGCGAAGGTGTTTCGCAAGTGGGTGACATCGGAAGTTTTGCCGGCCATTCGCCAGACGGGGAGCTTTGTGGTGGATGGTGGAGGCGAGGGGGAATCGGTGACTTTGCTTTCGTTTGTGCGGGATCACTGTGCGGGCTGGAGCCTGGAGAAAAAGATTGAGCTGGGGCAACTGGCGCGCCGCTACTGCAAGGCGATGGGGGTGGTGACTTCGACGGTGGAACGGCCCGGCCTGGGGCGGCTGTTCGCGTTTCCTCGGCTGCTGCTGCTGGATGTTTTGCAGAGCTGCAAGCCGGTGGCCAGTGTGCTGGATCTGGATGAAGCGGAGTTTCAGCGTCTGCTGGAAGAGGGATTCCGGGCCTATGGGCTAAAGCCGATGCCTGCGGAAACGCTACGCGAGTTGGCGAAGAGCCTGAACCTGTTTCCCCGGATGCTGGCCAGCGGGCAGTCCCTGCCCAGCGAGCGGAGTGCGTTTGGCCGTCTGTGCTGTCGCTTTGAAGGGCGAACCTTTCCTGGGGGCTACGTGCTGCACCTGCGGCGGCGGAGCCGAAACGCGGCCTGTGAGATCCGGCGCGAAGATCCGGAACTGTCGCTGAGAGCGTGA
- a CDS encoding ribbon-helix-helix domain-containing protein, with protein MFAVSVIIVNIDNAMKKQAARTTVTLPPELNEPAEALSQETGVSVADLLRQGMIRVISERRQTGKVVLMQLTKPEMAA; from the coding sequence GTGTTTGCCGTCAGCGTTATCATTGTTAACATTGATAACGCCATGAAGAAACAAGCCGCTAGAACCACTGTGACGCTTCCGCCTGAATTGAATGAGCCCGCAGAGGCTCTTTCGCAGGAAACGGGGGTGTCTGTCGCTGATTTGCTCCGTCAGGGCATGATCCGCGTCATCTCAGAAAGAAGGCAGACCGGGAAGGTTGTCCTGATGCAGCTCACTAAGCCTGAGATGGCTGCTTAA